The Selenihalanaerobacter shriftii genome contains the following window.
GCGGAGAGGGAGGGATTTGAACCCTCGAGACAGTTTCCCGTCTACTCGCTTTCCAGGCGAGCCCCTTAAGCCGGACTCGGACACCTCTCCATGCTTATATTCTGCCTTAATTTCTTAAATTTCTAAAGAATGATTTCATTATATTACTACATTTATCCTCCAAAATTCCTAATTTTATTTTCAATTGATGATTAAAATCAGGAGAATCAACTATATTTATTATAGAACCTGCTGCACCAGCCTTAGGGTCCTTAGCTCCATAAATGAGCTGATCTACCCTGGATTGTACCAAAGCACCAGCACACATAGGACAGGGTTCTATTGTAACATAAAGTGTACAATCAGTTAATCTCCAACCTCCCAGTTTTTCTGTTGCTTGTCTAATTGCTAACATTTCAGCATGGGCAGTTGGATCATTTAATTCTTCTTTTAAATTATGACTACGAGCAATAACTTCATCATCTCTAACCATTACCGCTCCAATTGGAACTTCATCCTTATCATAAGCAATTTTAGCTTCTGCTAAAGCTAATTCCATATAATATTTATCGCTGTTTTTCACTATATCACCTATTAAGAAAATAAAATGGCGCGCCCGGGAGGAGTCGAACCTCCAACCTCCTGATTCGTAGTCAGTTACTCTATCCAGTTGAGCTACGGGCGCATAAAAAATGGCGGAGAAGGAGGGATTTGAACCCTCGCGCCGCTAAAAGCGACCTAACGATTTAGCAAACCGTCCCCTTCAACCTGACTTGGGCACTTCTCCACATTATTATGGCGGAGGGACTGGGATTCGAACCCAGACAGCTTTCGCTTTCACTAGATTTCAAGTCTAGCCCCTTGCCGTTCGGTCATCCCTCCATATAATTAACTTGCTCAACTATTATATAATATCATCAAATAGTTGTCAAGAAAACTTTTAAACACTAATTATAATTGGTGCTACATCAAAAGCACACTTAATATACTAACATATAATTACTGATTAAGTCAAATTCCTTTTAATGGGAAATAACTATCTCTAAGATTAAAAATCACAAAATTAAAAAAACACCCCTACATATTAGGATGATTAAATATGACTAAGTTTATCTTTTAAATAAATGGCGGAGAAGGAGGGATTTGAACCCTCGCACCGCTAAAAGCGATCTAACGATTTAGCAAACCGTCCCCTTCAACCTGACTTGGGCACTTCTCCACACTATCATGGCGGAGGGACTGGGATTCGAACCCAGACAGCTTTCGCTTTCACTAGATTTCAAGTCTAGCCCCTTGCCGTTCGGTCATCCCTCCATTTAACACATAAAGAAGTATAACATACCCTTTGATAGTTGTCAATATTCTTTTTGTTTTTTTATAAAATTTATTTTATTCTTACATCAATATATATATTTATTCAGGTATAATTTTTTCAACGCCACCCATATAATGTCTTAATACTTTTGGAATTACTACTGAACCATCTTCTTGTTGATAATTTTCTAAAATGGCAGCTACAGTTCTACCAATAGCTACTCCTGAACCATTTAAAGTATGAACAAATTCAGCTTTAGCATCTGGTTCTGGTCGATATCTAATACCTGCTCTTCTAGCTTGAAAATCTTCAAAATTACTACAAGAAGAAATTTCTCTATAAGTATTATAACTTGGGAACCAAACTTCAATATCATATTTTTTAGCAGCAGTAAAGCCCAAGTCACCAGTACACATATTCATAACTCTATACGGTAATTCTAATCTTTGGAGTATTGTTTCTGCATTCTTTACTAACTTCTCATGCTCATCATAAGAATTTTCAGGCTCTACAAACTTAACTAATTCTACTTTGTTAAATTGATGTTGTCTAATTATCCCTCTAGTATCTCTACCATGAGCACCAGCTTCAGCTCTAAAACAAGCACTATAAGCTGCATGATAAATAGGTAAATCTTCAATTGAAAGAATTTCATCACGGTACATATTAGTAACAGGTACTTCAGCAGTCGGAATTAAGTAATAATCTGTATCCTCTACTTTAAAAGCATCCTCTTCAAACTTAGGTAATTGTCCAGTACCTATCATGCTATCACGATGAACCATAAAAGGAGGAAGAACTTCTTGATAATCATGTTCCTCAGTATGAGTCGTTATCATAAAGCTAATTAATGCTCTTTCCAATCTAGCCCCTAATTTTTTTAGAAAGGTAAAACGAGAACCAGTAGTTTTAGCTCCTCTTTTAAAATCTAGAATATCTAAGTTTTCACCAATATCCCAATGAGCCTTTGGCTCAAAACCAAATTCTGTCGGTTCTCCCCACTTCCAAGCGACTACATTACCTTCCTCGTCTGACCCTACAGGAACATCTTTATGAGGAATATTTGGAATTCTTAAAAGAATTTCATTAATTCTTTCTTCAGCTTTGTTTACAACTTCATCTAGTTCTTTGATTCTAGCTGACACTTCTTGCATTTCTTTAATTAATTCAGAAGCATCTTCACCATTCCTTTTTAATTCTCCTATCTTGTTAGAAGCCTTATTTCTTTTATGTTTTAGTTGTTCTACTTCATAAAGTGCTTCTCTTCTCTTATCATCATATTCTTTAAATTCATCTATAGGAGCTTCAGTACCTCTTTGTTTTAATACTTTTTTAATTAAATCTACATTTTCTCTAACAAAGCTTAAATCTAACATTTACTAATCCTCCCTTATGGTGTCATTGTGTATTTAATTATAATTCTACGGTCTTAGCTTCAATAAGCCCGTCTATATCTAGAAGTTTTCCTTTAATATCTGATGTTAATTCGTTATCAATACTCATCACCATTACTGCCATACCACCTATATCATGTCTGCCAAGCTGCATATTAGCAATATTAACTCCGCTCTCTCCTAGTAAAGTACCAACTTCACCTAGAATCCCTGGTTTATCAGTATGATTAGTAATTAATAGATTACCTTCTGGCACAGCATCAACATTATATCCGTTTATATTAACTATTCTTAAATCTTTTTCATCAAAAACAGTTCCTGCTAACTGATTAGTACCTTCTTCAGTTTCTACTTCTAAAGTAATTAAATTAGAGTATTGTTCTGTAGTTGAACTCTTACTCTCTGTCACTTTAATACCTCTTTCTTCAGCAATTAAAGAAGCATTAACTAAATTAACAGCTGTATCTAATATTGGATTTAATAAACCTTTTAATAAAGCAGTAGTAATAGGTTTAATTTCTTGGTTAGCTATCACACCATTATAAATTATCTTTAATTCCTTAATTCGTCCTTCTCCCCATTGAGCATAAAAAGAACCTAACTTCTCGGCTAAATTAATATATGGTTGAATCTCTTTCATAGCTTCAGGTTGTAAAGTTGGAACATTTAGTGGAGTTCTTGGTAAACCTCCCTGTAATACACTCGCTGCTTGTTTAGCAGCATCAATAGCTACATTATCCATAGCCTCTACTGTAGTACCTCCTAGATGAGGTGAAACTATAGCTCTCTCTTCTAATTTTAGTAATGGATGCTCTTCGGATAATGGTTCATCCTCATGAACATCAAGAGCAGCTCCTGCTACTTTACCTTCATTAATTGCACCATATAAGGCATGTGTGTCAATATTCTTGCCTCGAGCTGCATTTATAACTCTAACTCCTTCTTTCATCTGTGCAAACTCTTTCTTTCCTAAAATATGATAAGTTTCATCTGTTAATGGAGTATGCAGAGTAATGTAATCAGATCTTTTCAAAATCTCTTTAAAACTTACTAACTCCACTCCAAACTTCTTTCCTCTCTCAGCTGGAATATAGGGATCATTAGCTATAACTTCCATATTAAATGACTTAGCTCGTGTAGCAACATTTCCACCTACACGCCCTAATCCAATAATTCCTAATGTCTTTCCATTTAACTCTACACCTTGATATTTATTTCTATCCCACTTTCCATTATGCAAAGCATGATTGGCTTGTGGAATATTTCTAGATAATCCTAACATCAACCCCATCGCTTGTTCAGCAGCTGAAATAGTATTCTGTCCAGGTGTATTTAATACTATAATACCACGCTTAGAAGCTGCATCTACATCTATATTATCATATCCTGACCCAGCTCTAGCAATTACTTTAAGATTATCTGCATGACTTAAAACCTCTTCATTTAAAGGAGTCATACTCCTTAAAATAATCCCATCATATTCACCAATCTCTTCTAATAATTCCTCATAAGATAAATCTGTATTAAAATTAACATCAATACCCTTGTCTTTTAGAATATCAATACCTGCCTCGGAAATATTATCACTAACTAATACTTTCATTATCTACTCTCCTCCTCATAAAATACTTTTTGTGCTGCTTCTAAACCAACACCTAATTTTAATTCAAATCCTTCTTGCTTCAATACCATTTCTAAAGCTGAAATAGTTGATAAGATATCACTTCTACTTACATTACCTAAATGTCCAATTCTAAATACTTTTCCTTTCAACTCACCTTTACTACCAGTTATATATACATTATATTTTTCCTTCATATTCTGTCGTAAAGTACTATATTCAACTTCATCTGGAACCTGAATAGCTGTTACCGTAGTAGATGCAATTTCATCATCTACTAGTAATTCTAATCCTATAGCCTCTGCCGCCTTACGAATAGCTTTAGTTACTATTTGATGTCGATTAAATACTTCTTGTAACCCCTCTTCTTTCATCTGTCGTAATGATTCTCTTAATGAATATAATATAGCAATTGCTGGTGTTGATGGAGTCTGGAAATTTCGGTCATATCTTTCTTTAGCCCTTTGAAAACTCCAATAAAAACTAGGTAAATCTGCTTCTTGACCTGCATCCAAGGCTTTAGAACTTACACTGACTAAACATACCCCTGGTGGCGACATCAAAGCTTTTTGTGAAGAAGTTACTGCTACATCAACCCCCCACTCATCTACCTTTAATTCTACACCTGCTAAAGAACTTACTGCATCTGCTAATAATAAAACATCATGTTCATCTGCCAATTCACCGATTGGCTGTGGATCATTTACAACTCCAGTTGACGTTTCATTATGAGTCATTAAAATTGCTTTAATCTCATTGTTTTTATCTTCTTCTAATCTCTCTCTAACTTTATTTACATCTACCGCTTTTCCCCACTCAAAGTTAATCCTTTCTACATCTACTCCATAACGTTCAGCAATTGTTGCATATCTTTCACCAAAAGCTCCAGTACAGAGTGATAATACCTTATCCCCTGCAGACAAAGTATTTGCAATAGAAGCCTCTAAACCTCCAGTTCCAGAACAAGTTAACACCAATACATCATTTGTTGTCTGAAAAACATATTTTAACCCATCTACTACCTCTTTTAATAGATCTTCACATTCTGGTTCCCTATGTCCTATTATTTCTTCCGCTCCAGCCAACCTAGCCTGCTTTGGAATCGGTGTTGGCCCTGGTAACATTAAAGTCCTTTTCTCCTTCATTACTCTCAACTCCCTTCTCAATACTCATAAATTCTCAAATTATTTAAATCTAAATAATTACCTACACCTAAACAACTCCTACTACTAAATAAAAGAATCTCTCACTCCTAGCAAATAATTAACATGCT
Protein-coding sequences here:
- the tadA gene encoding tRNA adenosine(34) deaminase TadA, whose product is MKNSDKYYMELALAEAKIAYDKDEVPIGAVMVRDDEVIARSHNLKEELNDPTAHAEMLAIRQATEKLGGWRLTDCTLYVTIEPCPMCAGALVQSRVDQLIYGAKDPKAGAAGSIINIVDSPDFNHQLKIKLGILEDKCSNIMKSFFRNLRN
- the serS gene encoding serine--tRNA ligase, which gives rise to MLDLSFVRENVDLIKKVLKQRGTEAPIDEFKEYDDKRREALYEVEQLKHKRNKASNKIGELKRNGEDASELIKEMQEVSARIKELDEVVNKAEERINEILLRIPNIPHKDVPVGSDEEGNVVAWKWGEPTEFGFEPKAHWDIGENLDILDFKRGAKTTGSRFTFLKKLGARLERALISFMITTHTEEHDYQEVLPPFMVHRDSMIGTGQLPKFEEDAFKVEDTDYYLIPTAEVPVTNMYRDEILSIEDLPIYHAAYSACFRAEAGAHGRDTRGIIRQHQFNKVELVKFVEPENSYDEHEKLVKNAETILQRLELPYRVMNMCTGDLGFTAAKKYDIEVWFPSYNTYREISSCSNFEDFQARRAGIRYRPEPDAKAEFVHTLNGSGVAIGRTVAAILENYQQEDGSVVIPKVLRHYMGGVEKIIPE
- the serA gene encoding phosphoglycerate dehydrogenase, which gives rise to MKVLVSDNISEAGIDILKDKGIDVNFNTDLSYEELLEEIGEYDGIILRSMTPLNEEVLSHADNLKVIARAGSGYDNIDVDAASKRGIIVLNTPGQNTISAAEQAMGLMLGLSRNIPQANHALHNGKWDRNKYQGVELNGKTLGIIGLGRVGGNVATRAKSFNMEVIANDPYIPAERGKKFGVELVSFKEILKRSDYITLHTPLTDETYHILGKKEFAQMKEGVRVINAARGKNIDTHALYGAINEGKVAGAALDVHEDEPLSEEHPLLKLEERAIVSPHLGGTTVEAMDNVAIDAAKQAASVLQGGLPRTPLNVPTLQPEAMKEIQPYINLAEKLGSFYAQWGEGRIKELKIIYNGVIANQEIKPITTALLKGLLNPILDTAVNLVNASLIAEERGIKVTESKSSTTEQYSNLITLEVETEEGTNQLAGTVFDEKDLRIVNINGYNVDAVPEGNLLITNHTDKPGILGEVGTLLGESGVNIANMQLGRHDIGGMAVMVMSIDNELTSDIKGKLLDIDGLIEAKTVEL
- a CDS encoding pyridoxal-phosphate-dependent aminotransferase family protein; its protein translation is MKEKRTLMLPGPTPIPKQARLAGAEEIIGHREPECEDLLKEVVDGLKYVFQTTNDVLVLTCSGTGGLEASIANTLSAGDKVLSLCTGAFGERYATIAERYGVDVERINFEWGKAVDVNKVRERLEEDKNNEIKAILMTHNETSTGVVNDPQPIGELADEHDVLLLADAVSSLAGVELKVDEWGVDVAVTSSQKALMSPPGVCLVSVSSKALDAGQEADLPSFYWSFQRAKERYDRNFQTPSTPAIAILYSLRESLRQMKEEGLQEVFNRHQIVTKAIRKAAEAIGLELLVDDEIASTTVTAIQVPDEVEYSTLRQNMKEKYNVYITGSKGELKGKVFRIGHLGNVSRSDILSTISALEMVLKQEGFELKLGVGLEAAQKVFYEEESR